The genomic segment TATATAGATGAATATAATAATGAAAAAAATAATTTTTTAACTTACCAAAAACTTTTTCAAACAAAAGAAGGAACTAACTATTTAAAAAATTTATTAAGTTTTGATTTTGATGAAGAATTATTAAAAAAGTATCAACAATATGACTCTAAACTCCAAAAAATAATTTTTGAAATAATTCAAAATTTGGACTTTGATCAAAATAAAATTTTGGAAGCTAAAAGATCATTGTTGATTATTAATTATATAACACAAAATTACATAAATTTGGATGAATATTTTAAATTTAAAAATGAATTTTTAGAGTATCAAAATTCAAATGAATTAAATGAAAGTCTTGAATACTTACTGAAGCTTGACCAGGAGAAATTAGATAAATATAAAGAACTTTATAAAATTGTTTCAGATAAATTAAACATTTTTAACGATTATAATGAAATTGAAAAATTAATAAAAGTTATTTCAGATTATAAATTAGAATTTATTTTAAAATTTATAGATTTATATTCTAAAAATAAGTCACTTATTTTAATTTATAAATCTATAGAAGGTATTATAAATTTTTTTGATAAGGATGTTTGCTCAGAAATTTTAGAATTAGCATTAAAATTTAAAGCCAAACAACTTATAAAATGATCTTTCAATCTAGAAGTTTTTAATTTAAAAAGTTTAAAAGTTAAATTTAAAAATAGAAAGAACTTTAAAATATGAAAAATAAAAAATCAAAATTTAATTAATTCAATCATTATTTTACAAAAAAATTTAAGTACATCATTTAAATTATTTAAAATTTTGCCTAACTATTCAATAAAAGAATTTATAAATAATTATAGTGAAATAAATTCATTAAACAAACTTCATCTTGTGTCTAAACAAATCGAATTATTTGACATTAATTCAGAAAAAACAATAAAAATAATTTTCAATCAGCTTAAAGAAACTTCTTTTTTTCAAAAAATTTATGAAAACCACTTAAATTTGGAGTCAATATCCAAAATTAATAAAGTTTTAAACGAAGATTCTTTAATAAAACCTGTAAACAAGGCAGATTTTGCAATACTTAATAATTTAATAAGTAATTTTAGTTTACACAAGGAGTTAAAAGATTTTTACAAAAATGATTTAAAAATTCCTCATTTGATTCAAATATGGTCATTATATTTCGAGATTAAAAATTCAAAAAATATCAATTCAATAAATAGTGATTATTTAGAAAACATAGCAAAACACTTAAAACTTAGAAAAAACAACGCAATTAATGAAATTATTGAAAATCATTTAATATACATAAAAAAGAATATTAAAACAATGGTTAAAACAGCAAAACCATCTGGTTTTGTTTCATATATGGAACTATTTTCAAAAATGATAAGACATATAGATGGTGTTAAAACAAATATCAAGATTTCAACCTATTTCCAACATTATTCGGAATTAATCAAATTGTTTTTTCCAATTATAATTTCTTCTCCAGAGGAAATTTCAAACTCAACAAGATTTCCTTTAATAAAAAAAGAATTTGATTACGCTATTTTCGACGAGGCATCGCAGATTTTTACAGAAAAAGCTTTACCAGTTATGTATAGAAGTAAAAAATATATTATTTCCGGAGATGATAAACAATTACCACCTACTAATTTTTTTAAATCAAAAGATGATCAAGATTATGATAGTTTAGAGGATGAAGTTGAAACTATAGAAGAAAATGAAATTTTAACTGTTCTTCAAAATGAAAGTCTATTAGACTTTTCTAAATCTAGATTTAAAAATTATATGTTGAAATTTCACTATAGAAGTAAATATAAAGAATTGATTAATTTTTCAAACAATAAGTTTTACGAAAGCAAATTGATTGTGGTTGATAACCCAGAAATCCCGAATAAACCTATAGAAATGATTGATGTTAATGGGATGTGAGAGAATCAAAACAATTTAGTTGAGGCTGAAATAATAGTGAAAAAAATAATCAACATTATTGATGGCTCAAAAGAGGTCTATAACGGTAAAAGCATTGGTGTTATAACTTTTAACCAAAAGCAACAGTCTTTAATTGAAGATTTACTAGAAGAAGCTTCGCATACAAATGATAAATTATTTAATCTAATGACCCCTAATTTTACCGAAGATTATTTATTTGTAAAAAATATAGAAAACGTACAAGGAGATGAAAGAGACATAATATTATTTTCTATAGGTTTTGCGAATAATAAGGATGGTAAATTTATAAACAATTTTGGTCCTATTGGTAGAGTTGGCGGGGAAAGAAGACTAAACGTAGCTATATCAAGAGCTAAAGAAAAAATGATTATAGTTAAATCTATTCCAGCATCTATAATACAATCAAATACTCAAAGTGGTAATTTATTTAAGGAATTTTTAATTTATGCAGAAAATTTACAAGACAATAAAAATTTATCTTGTGATAAAATATCTAAAAATAACTATGACGAAACAATGCATAATAATTCAAAAGAAGATAGCATAGATTTCTTTAAAAATGATGTTGTAAAAAAATTGAAAGAAATATTGAATAATAGTTATCAAATCGTAGAAAATCTTCAAATTAATAATTTTTATCTGCCAATTGTAATAAAAGAAAAAACAACCAATAATTTTTTACTTGGAATTATATTAGATAATGAAAATTTGCTTTTAAATTACTCAAAATTGGATGACGAACTTCAAATACATAATTTTTTAAAAGCAAGAGGTTGGACTTTGGCTAGAATACTTTCAAATCAATGATTTTCACTAAGTGAATCTAATATGAAAATAGAGAAATTAAAAAAAATAATAAATGAAAAAACTAAAATTGTACTATAGTTATTTTAAATATGGATAAATTTCATAAAATCAAAAAATATTTTAGAGCTTAATTAACTTTAAAATATTTTTTATTTAATTTAAGCATCTTATCAAATTACATTTGATATCTTCTAAGTTATTGTGAATTTTTTTTGAAATAACTAAAGCTTGAAGAATAGAATCAGTTATTTTTTTGTCTGAATTAAAATGCCACATTTTTTCTTTAGCTTTAGTCGCATGTTTAATTGTAGTTCCATTTGAGTTATTTGATATTATTCTTTGATTTTTATTATTTATGATGTCTACATAAATTTGACTATTAGAAATAGTTTTTGATTTTAAATTGTATGCATATCCATTAAAACCTTGGATAGAATAAGAAATTCTCCCAGGTGTTCCATCTAAAGATAATAAAATATCTCCAAAAAAACAATTCGGTGAAAATTCAACAAATTTAGTAAAAACATTATTTGATAATGATTTGATATCTATAAAACCTGTTAGTTTTGAGTCATACTT from the Entomoplasma ellychniae genome contains:
- a CDS encoding AAA domain-containing protein — encoded protein: MIIKGSKIIIKIGDPILNNSVLSIIARSNNLNYDFNQIKNEDCLSVFFISKLLSEVSLKKIESKYEGNISHYNLENPKKFTSKDVKDLDHPNIEIHNILSFGLYDIASSSILEAYNILERRGDNDFIDDLISEKYDPFDNSLETFEENEIVVISDLDKTQKLAIANSLKNSSFIWGPPGTGKSETITNILANLINQSKKTLFITEKQVASDVVYDRMSLLNNFVLKIHAKETPKSFHEKIKKTSKIILNYIKFGNIDIDNFNKEYSNSYEYIDEYNNEKNNFLTYQKLFQTKEGTNYLKNLLSFDFDEELLKKYQQYDSKLQKIIFEIIQNLDFDQNKILEAKRSLLIINYITQNYINLDEYFKFKNEFLEYQNSNELNESLEYLLKLDQEKLDKYKELYKIVSDKLNIFNDYNEIEKLIKVISDYKLEFILKFIDLYSKNKSLILIYKSIEGIINFFDKDVCSEILELALKFKAKQLIKWSFNLEVFNLKSLKVKFKNRKNFKIWKIKNQNLINSIIILQKNLSTSFKLFKILPNYSIKEFINNYSEINSLNKLHLVSKQIELFDINSEKTIKIIFNQLKETSFFQKIYENHLNLESISKINKVLNEDSLIKPVNKADFAILNNLISNFSLHKELKDFYKNDLKIPHLIQIWSLYFEIKNSKNINSINSDYLENIAKHLKLRKNNAINEIIENHLIYIKKNIKTMVKTAKPSGFVSYMELFSKMIRHIDGVKTNIKISTYFQHYSELIKLFFPIIISSPEEISNSTRFPLIKKEFDYAIFDEASQIFTEKALPVMYRSKKYIISGDDKQLPPTNFFKSKDDQDYDSLEDEVETIEENEILTVLQNESLLDFSKSRFKNYMLKFHYRSKYKELINFSNNKFYESKLIVVDNPEIPNKPIEMIDVNGMWENQNNLVEAEIIVKKIINIIDGSKEVYNGKSIGVITFNQKQQSLIEDLLEEASHTNDKLFNLMTPNFTEDYLFVKNIENVQGDERDIILFSIGFANNKDGKFINNFGPIGRVGGERRLNVAISRAKEKMIIVKSIPASIIQSNTQSGNLFKEFLIYAENLQDNKNLSCDKISKNNYDETMHNNSKEDSIDFFKNDVVKKLKEILNNSYQIVENLQINNFYLPIVIKEKTTNNFLLGIILDNENLLLNYSKLDDELQIHNFLKARGWTLARILSNQWFSLSESNMKIEKLKKIINEKTKIVL